In Aegilops tauschii subsp. strangulata cultivar AL8/78 chromosome 3, Aet v6.0, whole genome shotgun sequence, one genomic interval encodes:
- the LOC109746157 gene encoding serine/threonine protein phosphatase 2A 55 kDa regulatory subunit B beta isoform isoform X2 encodes MNGAAAPEPTEAPAPSPQVPLDWRFSQVFGERGAGEDVQDVDIISAIEFNKSGHHLATGDRGGRVVLFERTDAKDHVSRKDAEKADYSISRHPEFRYKTEFQSHEPEFDYLKSLEIEEKINKIKWCQETNGASFLLSTNDKTIKFWKVQEKKVKKICEMNMNPSNAPANGSPAGSTMCGSSARTPNGGILKPGGLPLLRLPVVTSQETSLAANCRRVYAHAHDYHINSISNNSDGETFISADDLRINLWNLEISNQSFNIVDVKPTNMEDLTEVITSAEFHPSHCNTLAYSSSKGSIRLVDLRQSALCDTHSKLFEQHEAPGSRSFFTEIIASISDIKFSMDGRHILSRDYMTLKLWDVNMDSGPVATFQVHEYLRPKLCDLYENDSIFDKFECCQSGDGLRVATGSYSNIFRVFNCGAGGSEVTTLEATRNPTRRQIQNPARPARSLGSLTRVVRRGPENTGIDANGNSYDLSTKLLHLAWHPSENLIACAAANSLYMYYA; translated from the exons ATGAACGGGGCAGCGGCGCCCGAGCCCACGGAGGCCCCGGCCCCGTCCCCCCAGGTGCCGCTCGACTGGAGGTTCTCGCAGGTCTTTGGCGAGCGTGGCGCCGGCGAGGACGTCCAGGATG TTGACATCATCTCGGCAATAGAGTTCAATAAATCAGGACATCATCTTGCCACTGGAGACAGAGGTGGCCGAGTTGTTTTGTTTGAAAGGACAGATGCCAAAGAT CACGTCTCTAGAAAAGATGCTGAGAAAGCCGATTATTCTATCAGCAGGCATCCAGAATTTCGTTACAAAACTGAGTTTCAAAGCCATGAACCAGAG TTTGATTACCTTAAAAGCTTGGAAATTGAAGAGAAGATTAACAAGATAAAGTGGTGCCAAGAAACGAATGGCGCATCGTTTCTTCTGTCTACAAATGACAAAACGATCAAGTTTTGGAAG GTCCAAGAAAAGAAGGTTAAAAAAATATGTGAGATGAATATGAACCCTTCAAATGCTCCTGCAAATGGTAGCCCTGCTGGCAGTACTATGTGTGGTTCAAGCGCACGTACTCCAAATGGTGGAATTTTGAAGCCTGGTGGACTTCCTTTACTTCGCCTGCCTGTG GTTACAAGCCAGGAAACAAGTCTTGCCGCAAATTGCCGTAGAGTCTATGCTCATGCACATGACTACCATATCAATTCCATTTCAAATAACAG TGATGGTGAGACATTTATATCAGCAGATGATTTGCGGATAAATCTTTGGAATTTGGAAATCAGCAATCAAAGTTTCAACATTGTTGACGTTAAACCAACGAACATGGAGGATCTCACCG AGGTTATAACATCTGCGGAGTTCCACCCTTCTCACTGTAATACACTGGCATATAGTAGCTCAAAGGGCTCCATTCGACTCGTTGACCTGCGGCAATCAGCTCTTTGTGATACTCATTCCAAACT CTTTGAGCAGCATGAGGCCCCAGGTTCAAGATCCTTTTTTACTGAGATTATAGCCTCAATTTCTGACATAAAGTTCTCCATGGATGGGAGACATATCCTGAGTCGTGACTACATGACTTTGAAG CTATGGGATGTTAATATGGATTCTGGTCCAGTTGCAACGTTCCAGGTTCACGAGTACCTAAGGCCTAAG TTATGTGATTTATATGAAAATGACTCGATTTTTGACAAATTTGAATGTTGTCAAAGTGGCGATGGGTTGCGAGTAGCAACTGGTTCTTACAG CAATATTTTCCGAGTGTTCAATTGTGGTGCTGGTGGCAGTGAGGTGACAACGCTTGAAGCAACTCGAAACCCCACAAG AAGGCAGATTCAGAATCCCGCACGGCCTGCGAGATCTCTAGGTAGTCTGACAAGGGTTGTTAGACGAG GTCCAGAGAACACCGGAATAGATGCGAACGGGAACTCCTACGACTTAAGCACAAAACTGCTCCATTTGGCATGGCACCCGTCCGAAAATTTAATTGCCTGTGCTGCAGCCAACAGCTTGTACATGTACTATGCGTAA
- the LOC109746157 gene encoding serine/threonine protein phosphatase 2A 55 kDa regulatory subunit B beta isoform isoform X1 produces the protein MNGAAAPEPTEAPAPSPQVPLDWRFSQVFGERGAGEDVQDVDIISAIEFNKSGHHLATGDRGGRVVLFERTDAKDHVSRKDAEKADYSISRHPEFRYKTEFQSHEPEFDYLKSLEIEEKINKIKWCQETNGASFLLSTNDKTIKFWKVQEKKVKKICEMNMNPSNAPANGSPAGSTMCGSSARTPNGGILKPGGLPLLRLPVVVTSQETSLAANCRRVYAHAHDYHINSISNNSDGETFISADDLRINLWNLEISNQSFNIVDVKPTNMEDLTEVITSAEFHPSHCNTLAYSSSKGSIRLVDLRQSALCDTHSKLFEQHEAPGSRSFFTEIIASISDIKFSMDGRHILSRDYMTLKLWDVNMDSGPVATFQVHEYLRPKLCDLYENDSIFDKFECCQSGDGLRVATGSYSNIFRVFNCGAGGSEVTTLEATRNPTRRQIQNPARPARSLGSLTRVVRRGPENTGIDANGNSYDLSTKLLHLAWHPSENLIACAAANSLYMYYA, from the exons ATGAACGGGGCAGCGGCGCCCGAGCCCACGGAGGCCCCGGCCCCGTCCCCCCAGGTGCCGCTCGACTGGAGGTTCTCGCAGGTCTTTGGCGAGCGTGGCGCCGGCGAGGACGTCCAGGATG TTGACATCATCTCGGCAATAGAGTTCAATAAATCAGGACATCATCTTGCCACTGGAGACAGAGGTGGCCGAGTTGTTTTGTTTGAAAGGACAGATGCCAAAGAT CACGTCTCTAGAAAAGATGCTGAGAAAGCCGATTATTCTATCAGCAGGCATCCAGAATTTCGTTACAAAACTGAGTTTCAAAGCCATGAACCAGAG TTTGATTACCTTAAAAGCTTGGAAATTGAAGAGAAGATTAACAAGATAAAGTGGTGCCAAGAAACGAATGGCGCATCGTTTCTTCTGTCTACAAATGACAAAACGATCAAGTTTTGGAAG GTCCAAGAAAAGAAGGTTAAAAAAATATGTGAGATGAATATGAACCCTTCAAATGCTCCTGCAAATGGTAGCCCTGCTGGCAGTACTATGTGTGGTTCAAGCGCACGTACTCCAAATGGTGGAATTTTGAAGCCTGGTGGACTTCCTTTACTTCGCCTGCCTGTGGTA GTTACAAGCCAGGAAACAAGTCTTGCCGCAAATTGCCGTAGAGTCTATGCTCATGCACATGACTACCATATCAATTCCATTTCAAATAACAG TGATGGTGAGACATTTATATCAGCAGATGATTTGCGGATAAATCTTTGGAATTTGGAAATCAGCAATCAAAGTTTCAACATTGTTGACGTTAAACCAACGAACATGGAGGATCTCACCG AGGTTATAACATCTGCGGAGTTCCACCCTTCTCACTGTAATACACTGGCATATAGTAGCTCAAAGGGCTCCATTCGACTCGTTGACCTGCGGCAATCAGCTCTTTGTGATACTCATTCCAAACT CTTTGAGCAGCATGAGGCCCCAGGTTCAAGATCCTTTTTTACTGAGATTATAGCCTCAATTTCTGACATAAAGTTCTCCATGGATGGGAGACATATCCTGAGTCGTGACTACATGACTTTGAAG CTATGGGATGTTAATATGGATTCTGGTCCAGTTGCAACGTTCCAGGTTCACGAGTACCTAAGGCCTAAG TTATGTGATTTATATGAAAATGACTCGATTTTTGACAAATTTGAATGTTGTCAAAGTGGCGATGGGTTGCGAGTAGCAACTGGTTCTTACAG CAATATTTTCCGAGTGTTCAATTGTGGTGCTGGTGGCAGTGAGGTGACAACGCTTGAAGCAACTCGAAACCCCACAAG AAGGCAGATTCAGAATCCCGCACGGCCTGCGAGATCTCTAGGTAGTCTGACAAGGGTTGTTAGACGAG GTCCAGAGAACACCGGAATAGATGCGAACGGGAACTCCTACGACTTAAGCACAAAACTGCTCCATTTGGCATGGCACCCGTCCGAAAATTTAATTGCCTGTGCTGCAGCCAACAGCTTGTACATGTACTATGCGTAA